In Colletotrichum destructivum chromosome 8, complete sequence, the following proteins share a genomic window:
- a CDS encoding Putative B-cell receptor-associated protein 29/31, protein MSPFPRLTSDWTTSPVFNSRPWSSRQGPSPVQATYVTCTGQARVPYLEEENERRYLSSRTCHLCQKQLPYPIVTSHAHPTKGQLRPALSEAFLQSKALKVEKENNISSRSCTDTQHQAIPFGSSQFGLPNVTTATASLPIHYGQTAHDQPSLFLQAVPRVEAFPAPLKMTLYYTLVFVLLMAEMGLFMLLIVPLPFTVKRKLFTFISESPVVAKVQYWMKITFVFILILFIDSVNRVYRVQVELALATEKQNSGAAVMGHERLEVQARKFYSQRNMYLCGFTLFLSLILNRTYVMILEVMRLEDKVRSYEGTKGNTKESEKLAVAGQPGEIAKLRKELEQKNRDIETLKKQSAGLHKSYDELSDQYAQTQPQGDKKAQ, encoded by the exons ATGAGTCCGTTTCCACGATTGACGTCAGATTGGACGACAAGCCCAGTTTTCAACTCCAGG CCCTGGTCCTCCCGCCAAGGTCCCTCTCCCGTCCAAGCTACCTACGTAACCTGTACTGGACAGGCCCGGGTCCCCTACCTCGAGGAAGAAAATGAGAGAAGGTACCTTTCTTCGCGTACCTGCCACCTGTGCCAGAAGCAATTACCTTACCCCATCGTCACCTCCCACGCACATCCTACAAAAGGCCAGCTCCGCCCGGCCCTGTCTGAAGCTTTTCTACAATCCAAAGCACTAAAAGTCGAGAAAGAAAATAACATCTCGTCGCGTTCGTGTACCGACACTCAGCACCAAGCAATACCCTTCGGATCAAGTCAGTTTGGGCTTCCGAACGTAACCACCGCTACCGCTTCCCTCCCTATCCACTACGGACAGACAGCACACGACCAACCAAGCCTTTTTTTACAAGCTGTTCCGAGAGTTGAAGCATTCCCCGCACCATTGAAGATGACGCTCTACTACACCCTC GTGTTCGTCCTGCTCATGGCAGAGATGGGGCTGTTTATGCTCCTAATCGTGCCTCTTCCGTTCACCGTGAAGCGCAAGCTGTTTAC GTTCATCTCCGAAAGCCCAGTCGTCGCAAAAGTCCAGTACTGGATGAAGATCACattcgtcttcatcctcatcctcttcatcgacaGCGTCAACCGTGTGTACCGCGTCCAGGTCGAGCTTGCGCTTGCTACTGAGAAGCAGAACAGCGG TGCCGCCGTTATGGGTCACGAGCGCCTCGAGGTGCAGGCCCGCAAGTTCTACTCTCAGCGCAATATGTACCTCTGTGGTTTCAccctcttcctttccttgATCCTGAACCGCACATACGTCATGATCCTTGAGGTCATGCGCCTCGAGGACAAGGTCCGCAGCTACGAGGGCACCAAGGGCAACACCAAGGAGAGTGAGAAGCTTGCTGTTGCCGGCCAGCCCGGCGAGATTGCCAAGCTCCGTAAGGAGCTTGAGCAGAAGAACCGCGATATCGAGACGCTCAAGAAGCAGAGCGCCGGTCTGCACAAGAGCTACGACGAGCTCTCAGACCAGTACGCCCAGACACAGCCTCAGGGTGACAAGAAGGCGCAGTAA
- a CDS encoding Putative SH3 domain, peroxin 13, SH3-like domain superfamily, whose protein sequence is MASPPKPWERAGATTTAASTTAPTAASLPSSGSTPPAVPERPASLASAVNQNAAAYSRGVGATNSPYGTYGGAYSSPYSSPYSRMGSYGGYGGGMYGGYGGMGGGMYGGGMYGGMGMGGMGMGGGMPGNPNDPNSLTNRFNNSTQATFQMLEGIVGAFGGFAQMLESTYMATHSSFFAMVSVAEQFSNLRDTLGSILGIFTLMRWIRTLIAKITGRPPPADATALTPAAFAKFEGRQPIGPDGAPLGPPKASRKPLFFFLLAAFGLPYLMRKMINTMAASAEEEERRRMALAGEQQALDPSKLDYCRLLYDYTPQPGNAVKDVDMDVRKGDLVAVLSKSDPMGNPSEWWRCRARDGRQGYLPSTYLEVIKRPGQPLAAIKAASSDSSRTNSLTGAAPEKAPEVTSKIGDVSPESFQKSVFYN, encoded by the exons ATGGCTTCCCCTCCAAAGCCCTGGGAACGGGCTGGTGCTACAACAACAGCTGCCTCAA CAACGGCCCCGACCGCCGCctctcttccctcctccGGCAGTACCCCGCCTGCCGTCCCCGAACGACcggcctccctcgcctccgccgTCAACCAAAACGCTGCTGCCTACAGCAGAGGTGTCGGCGCGACGAACAGCCCTTACGGGACCTACGGCGGCGCCTACTCGTCTCCCTACAGCAGCCCGTACTCCAGGATGGGTTCTTACGGTGGCtatggcggcggcatgtATGGCGGCTACGGTGGTATGGGTGGTGGCATGTACGGTGGAGGCATGTATggcggcatgggcatgggAGGCATGGGaatgggcggcggcatgcCTGGGAACCCCAACGATCCGAACAGTTTGACGAATCGattcaacaacagcacccaGGCAACCTTCCAGATGCTGGAaggcatcgtcggcgccttcgGAGGCTTTGCTCAGATGCTGGAGAGTACATACATGGCCACACACTCGAGCTTCTTTG CTATGGTCTCGGTAGCAGAGCAGTTCAGCAACCTTAGAGATACTCTGGGTTCgatcctcggcatcttcacGCTGATGCGTTGGATTCGCACACTCATCGCCAAAATCACTGGTCGACCACCCCCGGCCGACGCGACAGCTCTTACGCCAGCAGCTTTCGCCAAGTTCGAAGGTCGTCAGCCCATTGGGCCCGACGGCGCTCCTCTGGGACCCCCCAAGGCTTCCCGTAAgccgctcttcttcttcctccttgccGCGTTCGGTCTCCCGTACCTCATGCGCAAGATGATCAACACCATGGCCGCCTCcgcagaggaagaggagcggCGTCGCATGGCACTGGCCGGTGAGCAGCAGGCCTTGGACCCGTCCAAGCTCGATTACTGCCGCCTGCTCTACGACTACACTCCCCAGCCCGGCAACGCCGTAAAGGATGTCGACATGGACGTGCGCAAGGgtgacctcgtcgccgtcctctccAAGAGCGATCCTATGGGTAACCCCAGCGAGTGGTGGAGATGCCGggcccgcgacggccgccagGGCTACCTGCCATCGACTTACCTCGAGGTCATCAAGCGACCTGGTCAGCCTCTAGCCGCTATCAAGGCTGCCTCCAGCGACAGTAGCCGGACCAACTCGCTGACCGGCGCCGCTCCTGAGAAGGCACCCGAAGTAACGTCCAAGATTGGCGATGTATCGCCGGAAAGCTTTCAGAAGAGTGTGTTCTACAACTAA